The Vigna unguiculata cultivar IT97K-499-35 chromosome 6, ASM411807v1, whole genome shotgun sequence genome contains a region encoding:
- the LOC114188347 gene encoding uncharacterized protein LOC114188347 yields the protein MARPVQPVNLTGQSTGWPVLARWPVEDMDAWEGLDIDESDVMSFIRRCNSNTEFISGPTGNAQALILNRESEEPENTQQLMREIAAAGDAQDFNPNAWKWACRFVECHGLVAEGDIKNLILLFSRKSMEKIPLVVCMVKECHPNGLGDMSIVIKDPSITAKASVHRKAIMDPEFGSHIVVGASMILKNVSCFGHKPWLPPYLNITVCNIVKVFKNDISPPTDHEVEASMPVVQNYPGEYLDVDDILKKLAPPPKVVITGYHEDTSVAGS from the exons ATGGCCCGTCCCGTCCAGCCCGTCAACTTGACGGGTCAAAGTACAGGCTGGCCCGTCCTGGCCCGTtggccc GTTGAAGATATGGATGCATGGGAGGGCCTTGACATTGATGAGTCAGATGTCATGTCATTCATCCGGAGATGCAATTCCAACACAGAATTCATTTCCGGCCCTACAGGAAATGCACAAGCACTTATACTAAACAGAGAATCGGAGGAACCTGAAAATACGCAACAATTGATGAGGGAAATTGCTGCTGCAGGTGATGCACAAGACTTCAACCCAAATGCTTGGAAATGGGCTTGTAGGTTTGTTGAATGCCATG GTTTAGTTGCTGAAGGGGACatcaaaaatttgattttactCTTTTCTAGGAAATCAATGGAAAAGATACCTTTAGTTGTCTGTATGGTCAAAGAATGTCACCCCAACGGGTTGGGTGACATGTCCATAGTTATTAAG GACCCTTCAATTACAGCAAAGGCAAGCGTCCACAGAAAAGCTATCATGGATCCTGAGTTTGGTTCCCATATTGTTGTTGGAGCATccatgattttgaaaaat GTTTCTTGTTTCGGTCACAAGCCATGGTTGCCTCCTTACCTGAACATCACCGTTTGCAACATTGTGAAG GTATTTAAGAATGACATTAGTCCACCAACTGACCATGAAGTTGAAGCTTCTATGCCCGTTGTGCAAAACTACCCAGGAGAATATCTTGATGTTGACGACATATTGAAGAAGTTGGCCCCTCCACCTAAAGTTGTTATAACTGGTTACCATGAAGACACTTCTGTTGCTGGATCATAA